A single window of Sphingobacterium sp. ML3W DNA harbors:
- a CDS encoding ABC transporter permease, whose product MIGNNLKITWRNITKNKLYSSIKIGGFAFSITICILIVLYIKHETSYNKFYPEMDQVYRLIVQAPEGNKINRWVSLSAPGAATLKAEIPAIETSGRILSNPLFGAGSNQLSINQAADIYYDDGFVYIDQSILDMFPSPMQYGQLQHALDKPNSLVLTKSKAAKYFKGNPIGQQIYLNNNKSNAYTITGVIDDIPSSSTLSGYGYFMSLAGEPFYPGEQIKWTSNNYTIYVKLKPQANVKLAEEEIFKNYITGHYIPELIKAGRKIGPIVHQIRINLQPALDIHLHSSDIEDDQVSTLNRGDIRMVWTFAAVAFFILMIACINFVNLSTANAATRAKEIGIRKTIGSDRKSLIKQFISEAMTYSFLSLLLALLLAYLLLPLFNNLANKTIEIPWLTWYFVPCLILSTVVIGLIAGIYPALYLSSFKPISAIKSKSVSNPRNSLLRNGLVIFQFTTSIVLIIGALISNQQIQYILQKDLGFNKDQLIVLRGLNTITDQLTPLKNELRNIPSVNNVSIGEYLPVPIDGVKRNGNPFWLEGKRELDLATQGQFWRIDADYLATFGIQLVEGRNFNPQMASDSSGIIVNKKMIEELGIKNPIGTKITNGETWTIVGVVNDFIFESLKGEGMAPIGLVLRDSPTLMTIKVKPQHMDETLMAITKVWNQFSPNQKINYSFLDEGFESLYRDVERTKNIFTCFAIIAICIASLGLFGLVTYITQQRTKEIGIRKVLGASNIRILTLLSEDFMKLVFAAIVIAIPIAWWAMNQWLADFNYRIAIGWGYFMLAGCCATFIALGTISFQTLKVIRTNPVDSLKNE is encoded by the coding sequence ATGATTGGAAATAATCTTAAAATCACTTGGCGAAATATCACAAAGAATAAATTATATTCCAGCATCAAAATTGGTGGATTTGCCTTTAGTATTACGATCTGTATCCTGATCGTTCTTTATATTAAACATGAAACCAGTTACAATAAGTTCTATCCAGAAATGGATCAGGTTTACCGTCTTATTGTCCAAGCGCCGGAAGGTAATAAAATCAATCGTTGGGTATCGCTTTCTGCTCCTGGGGCAGCAACATTAAAGGCGGAAATTCCTGCTATCGAAACATCGGGTCGAATACTTTCCAATCCGCTATTTGGTGCGGGGAGTAATCAATTATCGATAAACCAAGCTGCGGACATTTATTACGATGATGGATTTGTCTATATCGATCAGTCTATATTGGACATGTTCCCCTCTCCAATGCAATATGGGCAACTGCAACATGCATTGGATAAGCCAAACTCTTTAGTCTTAACAAAAAGTAAAGCTGCTAAATATTTCAAAGGAAATCCTATTGGTCAACAGATTTATTTAAATAACAATAAATCCAATGCTTATACCATAACAGGTGTTATCGATGATATACCTAGTAGCTCTACCTTGTCTGGTTATGGCTACTTTATGTCTTTGGCTGGAGAACCATTTTATCCAGGTGAACAGATCAAGTGGACTAGCAATAATTACACCATCTACGTTAAATTGAAACCTCAGGCAAATGTTAAACTTGCGGAAGAAGAAATTTTCAAAAATTACATCACAGGGCACTATATTCCAGAACTCATTAAAGCGGGACGAAAAATTGGTCCCATCGTCCATCAAATCAGAATCAACCTGCAGCCTGCTCTGGACATCCATTTGCATTCATCGGATATCGAGGACGATCAGGTTTCTACTTTGAATCGTGGCGATATTCGCATGGTATGGACATTTGCTGCAGTAGCATTTTTTATCCTGATGATTGCTTGTATTAATTTCGTCAACTTATCAACAGCTAATGCCGCAACTCGAGCAAAGGAAATCGGCATTCGTAAAACAATTGGATCTGATCGAAAAAGCTTAATCAAGCAGTTTATATCTGAAGCAATGACCTATAGCTTCTTATCCTTGCTTCTTGCTTTACTCTTGGCTTACCTATTGCTCCCTTTGTTTAATAACCTCGCGAACAAAACCATTGAGATCCCTTGGCTAACGTGGTATTTTGTCCCCTGCTTGATTCTTTCGACTGTTGTCATTGGTTTAATTGCAGGTATTTACCCTGCGCTTTATCTCTCTAGTTTTAAGCCTATATCTGCTATAAAAAGTAAATCGGTGAGCAATCCTCGCAATTCTTTGTTGCGCAATGGCCTGGTCATTTTTCAATTTACAACTTCCATCGTTCTGATCATCGGTGCATTAATCAGTAATCAGCAGATTCAATATATCTTACAGAAGGATTTGGGCTTCAACAAAGATCAGTTGATCGTACTACGAGGATTAAATACAATAACCGACCAACTCACGCCCCTTAAAAATGAACTCAGGAATATCCCTTCGGTAAACAACGTTTCCATTGGCGAATACCTTCCGGTACCCATCGACGGGGTAAAAAGAAATGGTAACCCTTTTTGGCTAGAGGGAAAGCGAGAGCTGGATCTAGCAACTCAGGGACAGTTCTGGAGAATAGATGCTGATTATCTGGCCACTTTTGGCATCCAGCTGGTGGAAGGTCGCAATTTCAACCCACAAATGGCATCAGATAGTTCGGGTATAATCGTCAACAAAAAAATGATTGAAGAACTGGGTATCAAGAATCCAATAGGTACAAAAATCACCAATGGGGAAACTTGGACCATCGTGGGCGTAGTAAATGATTTCATTTTCGAATCTCTAAAAGGAGAAGGAATGGCCCCCATTGGTTTAGTATTGCGCGATAGCCCCACTCTGATGACCATTAAAGTAAAACCGCAACATATGGATGAAACGCTGATGGCTATCACAAAAGTATGGAACCAATTTAGTCCTAATCAAAAAATAAATTACAGTTTTTTGGATGAGGGATTTGAGTCGCTATATCGGGATGTGGAACGAACAAAAAATATATTCACCTGCTTTGCAATAATCGCTATCTGTATTGCTTCCCTTGGTTTATTTGGACTGGTTACTTATATCACGCAACAACGGACTAAGGAAATAGGAATCAGAAAAGTTCTTGGTGCAAGTAACATCCGTATATTAACATTATTATCTGAAGATTTTATGAAATTGGTGTTTGCCGCAATTGTCATCGCCATACCAATTGCTTGGTGGGCAATGAACCAATGGC
- a CDS encoding helix-turn-helix domain-containing protein → MTKLGEILAKKSVNKSMVARKTGLSKARINELTMNETAKLRLDEMYLIALATDSDPNEMMLRLCEDLQLKDLD, encoded by the coding sequence ATGACAAAACTCGGAGAAATTTTAGCAAAGAAATCAGTCAATAAATCGATGGTAGCACGTAAGACCGGATTAAGTAAGGCGCGTATCAATGAACTTACGATGAACGAAACCGCAAAATTGCGATTGGATGAAATGTATCTCATTGCGCTAGCTACGGATAGTGACCCGAATGAAATGATGCTTAGATTATGTGAAGACCTACAATTAAAAGATTTAGATTAA
- a CDS encoding ABC transporter permease translates to MLVNNLKIAWRNITKNKLYSSIKIGGFAFSIAICILIVLYIKHETSYNKFYPNVDRIYRIVSQIPDGDDVMRGLSLTAPAAKAIKDEVPAVEQSGRILPNPLFGAGGNQLTLGSKPENYYDDGFVYVDQSILEMFPSPIIYGQLDHALDNPNTIVLTKGKAAKYFKDNPVGQQIYLNNDKSKPYTITAVIDDIPSNSTLYGYTFFMSLAGEPFYLGEQNNWMATNYTVYVKLKENSDPEQTQSIIQKVYIEGHLIPETLKAGGKIRSYVHQLKMTLQNAVDIHLYSSGIRDDKVSTLNRGDIKMIWAFASIAAFILLIACINFINLSTANAATRAKEIGIRKTIGSDRKSLIDQFMVEAICYSLISLIIGLIFAWVLLPLFNNLANKSLDIPIFSWYFIPTLLVALIFIGSIAGIYPALYLSGFKPISALKNKQQSNPKSSLLRNGLVTFQFATSIILIVSALVANQQINFILNKDLGYSKDQVIVLRGLKTLSQDLGSLKNELKSLPYISNVSVGDYLPVPIDGVKRNGNAFSLDDKKDVELPRGGQVWLVDDDYLSTFELRLSEGRNFNPKLASDSSATIVNKKLVEQLGITHPIGAKINNGQSLTIIGVVDDFIFESLKEESGPVSLVLGNSPSLLSIKVKAGHIDQSLAQITKVWDKFSPSQKINYSFLDEGFESLYQDVERTKNIFTCFAFIAIFIASLGLFGLATYITQQRTKEIGIRKVLGASSIGLLTLLSSNFIKLVFIAIVIAVPISWWTMDTWLQDFNYRIEINWLYFILAGFSAILIAIVTISYQTLKVIRANPVNSLRDE, encoded by the coding sequence ATGTTGGTAAATAATCTTAAAATCGCTTGGCGAAATATCACAAAAAATAAGCTGTATTCCAGTATTAAGATTGGTGGCTTTGCATTTAGCATCGCGATTTGTATCCTTATTGTTTTATATATTAAACATGAAACGAGCTATAACAAGTTTTATCCAAATGTAGATCGGATCTATCGGATCGTGTCACAAATTCCAGATGGAGACGATGTAATGAGGGGATTATCTTTGACCGCACCTGCTGCAAAAGCAATCAAAGATGAGGTTCCGGCAGTAGAACAATCGGGTCGTATATTACCTAATCCGCTTTTTGGTGCTGGAGGTAATCAATTGACGCTCGGGTCCAAACCCGAAAACTATTATGACGATGGATTCGTTTATGTTGATCAATCGATTTTGGAAATGTTTCCTTCGCCAATTATTTATGGGCAATTGGATCATGCTCTGGACAATCCGAATACAATTGTCTTGACAAAAGGTAAAGCTGCTAAATATTTCAAGGATAACCCAGTTGGTCAACAGATCTACCTCAACAATGATAAATCAAAACCTTATACGATTACCGCAGTCATCGATGATATCCCGAGCAATTCAACGCTATACGGCTATACTTTTTTTATGTCTTTGGCAGGCGAGCCATTTTATCTTGGTGAGCAAAATAATTGGATGGCAACAAACTATACCGTTTATGTCAAACTGAAAGAAAACAGTGATCCAGAACAGACGCAAAGCATTATTCAAAAAGTATACATCGAAGGTCATCTGATCCCCGAAACGCTGAAGGCAGGAGGAAAAATAAGGTCTTACGTTCATCAGCTAAAAATGACATTGCAAAATGCTGTTGATATCCATCTGTACTCTTCAGGTATTCGTGATGACAAGGTATCTACGCTCAATCGGGGGGATATTAAAATGATCTGGGCATTTGCATCTATTGCGGCCTTTATATTGCTGATAGCTTGCATCAATTTCATAAATCTTTCTACTGCAAATGCAGCGACAAGAGCTAAAGAAATTGGTATTCGTAAAACGATTGGCTCTGACCGAAAATCCTTAATTGACCAATTTATGGTCGAAGCAATCTGCTATAGCTTAATCTCTTTGATCATTGGCCTAATATTTGCCTGGGTACTGTTGCCCTTATTTAACAACCTCGCTAATAAAAGTTTGGACATCCCCATATTTAGCTGGTATTTTATTCCAACACTCCTTGTTGCTTTGATATTCATTGGAAGTATAGCGGGTATTTATCCCGCACTCTATCTTTCTGGATTCAAACCTATTTCAGCATTAAAAAATAAACAGCAATCTAATCCTAAAAGTTCTTTGTTACGCAATGGTCTTGTAACGTTTCAATTTGCAACCTCCATTATTCTAATCGTGAGTGCACTTGTCGCAAATCAACAGATCAATTTTATTTTGAATAAAGATCTCGGATACAGTAAAGATCAGGTCATCGTATTGCGTGGACTTAAAACCTTATCTCAAGATTTAGGTAGCCTAAAAAATGAATTAAAATCCCTTCCTTATATCTCTAATGTTTCTGTGGGAGACTACCTTCCTGTACCTATTGATGGTGTGAAACGTAATGGCAATGCTTTTTCACTTGATGATAAAAAAGACGTGGAACTTCCTAGAGGAGGGCAAGTCTGGCTCGTTGATGATGATTATTTATCCACTTTTGAACTGCGATTGTCTGAAGGGCGTAATTTCAATCCCAAATTAGCCTCAGACAGTTCTGCGACTATTGTTAACAAAAAGCTTGTAGAACAATTGGGAATCACTCATCCGATCGGAGCAAAAATAAATAACGGCCAGTCTTTGACTATCATCGGAGTGGTGGATGATTTTATATTTGAATCGCTAAAAGAAGAATCTGGACCAGTCTCTTTAGTGCTTGGAAACAGTCCTTCTCTCCTATCCATAAAAGTTAAAGCAGGTCATATAGATCAATCTCTTGCTCAGATTACCAAAGTCTGGGACAAGTTTTCCCCAAGTCAAAAAATCAATTATAGTTTTTTAGATGAAGGTTTTGAAAGTTTATATCAGGATGTTGAACGTACAAAAAATATTTTCACCTGCTTTGCTTTTATCGCTATTTTTATTGCATCACTGGGTTTATTTGGGCTCGCTACCTATATCACCCAACAGCGTACAAAAGAAATCGGAATCCGGAAGGTGCTTGGAGCGAGCAGTATAGGGCTTTTAACACTGCTTTCCAGCAACTTTATAAAATTAGTATTTATTGCTATTGTAATTGCTGTCCCTATTTCTTGGTGGACGATGGATACTTGGCTACAGGACTTTAACTATCGCATAGAAATAAATTGGTTATACTTCATACTGGCAGGTTTTTCAGCTATTCTTATTGCTATTGTCACAATCAGTTACCAAACATTGAAGGTTATTCGAGCTAATCCTGTAAATAGTCTTCGCGATGAGTAG
- a CDS encoding ABC transporter permease: MLNNNIKIAWRNIIKRKYESLINLLGLLCSITFVMLVGAYVWEVHQVNSQVRNKEQQYILQSQYKQEGFGIPFTSIGALPKALKDEYPQLVANYYRFDGLTCIVSNGQQVFQEATTIGDATLLDMFGFSLFEGNPNTALTKPFSVVITEKAAIKYFGKVDVLGETLEIKNFNGEKHPFNITGVIKASAQNSVMHFNEATKSDFFLPIASETYFGRSIDSWHNPYIVSFIELQKGVSADQLRAPIVDLVKRNTDGKFSANYAPDIKPLTSYFLDDNNGAIRKMISTLFWIAGFVLLMAVINFINISISQNFTRLKEIGIRKVMGSSRIQIIWQLLTEYIITLVVAVTISLPLYILVAPVFEGIFMRKLPALTALPFEFFMFLFLFACIVGLLAGIYPAVKLSSNGILASVKNKFTRNNSKQIVRRVLIFIQFAVAIIILMATIIISKQINLFIDGNLGYNKESLLAVQVPRDWSEQGLKKMETTRDEFRRLPQIASLSLSYEIPGFVGGNTGTLMNSKAEKKVHTQIILSDDQFAQTYQIPVLAGNFFSKNTADNKKNFYVVINKKALHALGFEHAEDAVGQTISLDDAHQHVTISGVTADFIPNSMLEETPALAWIDINKSMQFRYLSFRLKPGNLSSSMSALAEKWKELLPDAPFEYQFMDERIQKLYETELQLQRASQVATIASLLIVSLGIIGLITLSINLRNKEVGVRKVLGASAVHLILLFSKEFYMIFVLALFATIPLSYLLMHIWLQNYSNRIDIDFMTYLLPLGFLTLLLGTLIIGIIYRATRFNPIEKLRDE; this comes from the coding sequence ATGCTAAACAACAATATAAAAATCGCTTGGCGCAACATCATAAAGCGCAAGTACGAAAGTTTAATCAACCTGTTAGGTCTCCTGTGTAGCATTACTTTTGTTATGTTGGTCGGTGCATATGTATGGGAGGTGCATCAAGTTAATAGTCAGGTACGTAACAAGGAGCAGCAATACATACTTCAGAGTCAATATAAACAAGAAGGTTTTGGTATTCCTTTCACCAGTATTGGTGCCTTACCAAAAGCGTTGAAGGATGAATATCCACAATTAGTGGCCAATTATTATCGGTTCGATGGGTTGACATGTATCGTTTCCAATGGTCAGCAAGTTTTTCAGGAAGCAACAACTATTGGTGATGCCACGCTATTGGATATGTTTGGTTTTTCTTTATTTGAAGGAAACCCGAACACCGCTTTAACAAAACCTTTCTCCGTAGTCATAACAGAAAAGGCGGCTATTAAATATTTTGGGAAAGTAGATGTGTTGGGGGAAACACTGGAGATAAAAAATTTCAATGGCGAGAAGCATCCATTCAACATCACCGGAGTTATTAAAGCTAGTGCGCAAAATTCGGTGATGCACTTTAACGAAGCGACAAAGAGCGATTTTTTTTTACCGATAGCAAGCGAAACGTATTTTGGAAGATCGATCGACAGCTGGCATAACCCTTATATTGTTTCTTTTATCGAATTGCAAAAAGGTGTTTCTGCCGATCAATTGCGCGCTCCTATTGTAGACCTTGTGAAACGCAATACGGATGGAAAATTTTCAGCAAACTATGCTCCAGATATCAAACCTTTAACAAGCTATTTTCTTGATGATAACAACGGCGCTATCCGAAAAATGATTTCCACTTTATTTTGGATAGCTGGGTTCGTGTTATTGATGGCTGTGATCAACTTTATTAATATTTCAATCAGTCAGAACTTCACGCGTCTAAAAGAAATCGGGATTCGCAAAGTAATGGGCTCATCCCGTATCCAGATTATCTGGCAATTGCTCACCGAATATATCATCACACTCGTCGTTGCGGTGACCATTAGTCTTCCGCTATATATTTTAGTTGCTCCTGTTTTTGAAGGTATCTTTATGCGTAAGTTACCTGCATTGACGGCTCTTCCTTTTGAGTTTTTTATGTTTCTATTCCTCTTCGCATGTATAGTCGGTCTTTTAGCGGGCATCTACCCTGCTGTCAAATTATCTAGCAATGGTATTCTAGCATCTGTGAAGAACAAATTCACAAGAAATAACAGCAAACAAATCGTCCGTCGAGTCCTCATCTTTATTCAGTTTGCCGTTGCCATCATCATCTTAATGGCTACCATCATCATATCCAAACAGATTAATTTATTTATAGATGGCAACTTAGGCTATAACAAAGAATCGTTATTAGCGGTACAAGTGCCACGAGACTGGAGTGAACAAGGTCTTAAAAAGATGGAGACTACACGAGATGAATTCCGGAGACTTCCACAAATTGCGTCTTTAAGTCTTTCTTATGAAATTCCAGGATTTGTAGGAGGAAATACCGGGACATTGATGAACAGTAAAGCAGAGAAAAAGGTCCATACTCAGATTATTCTATCTGATGATCAGTTTGCTCAGACTTATCAGATTCCAGTATTAGCAGGAAACTTTTTCTCGAAAAATACGGCTGACAATAAGAAAAATTTCTATGTTGTCATCAATAAAAAAGCACTGCATGCATTAGGCTTTGAACATGCCGAAGACGCCGTTGGTCAAACAATAAGTTTGGATGATGCCCATCAACATGTCACCATATCGGGTGTAACGGCAGATTTTATTCCAAATTCGATGTTGGAAGAGACTCCAGCTCTTGCCTGGATCGATATTAACAAATCAATGCAGTTCCGATATTTAAGCTTCCGCTTAAAACCAGGAAATCTGAGTTCTTCTATGTCGGCCTTAGCTGAAAAGTGGAAAGAGCTTCTTCCTGATGCACCATTTGAATATCAATTTATGGATGAACGCATCCAAAAACTATATGAGACGGAACTCCAGTTGCAGCGTGCTTCGCAAGTCGCCACTATTGCATCCTTATTAATTGTTTCATTGGGTATCATCGGGTTGATTACTTTATCCATTAATTTACGCAATAAAGAAGTTGGAGTACGCAAAGTGCTAGGTGCTTCTGCTGTCCATTTAATTTTACTTTTTTCTAAGGAGTTTTATATGATTTTTGTTTTAGCATTGTTTGCGACAATACCCTTAAGTTATTTATTGATGCATATTTGGTTACAGAATTACAGTAACCGGATTGATATTGATTTCATGACTTACTTGCTCCCATTGGGCTTTTTGACTTTATTACTGGGTACATTGATTATAGGCATTATATACCGAGCTACACGGTTTAATCCTATTGAGAAGTTAAGGGATGAATAA
- a CDS encoding ABC transporter permease yields the protein MIKNYIKIAWRNLLKNKTFSFINIIGLAIGMAGALLIALWLQNMLTMDRFHEKSDRLYIISNHDTYQGEIHAWTNTPKIMGPTLKNDFPEIESFSRIDDGNEFLTTYGNKKLVSSASFVDPGFFKMFSYPLVIGDKTNLLKDANSVVITEKYAKSLFGDEDPIGKSIKIESDNLVTVQAVIKDPTSYSSIQFDYLLSWDFAKKLGFVDENWSNNSTYTYILLKEGTSLSKFNNKIKLVSQKHVNVGNNKIKSTNEIFAFPYKDTYLYNKSINGAYTAGRIQLVHLFTWIGAFILLVACINFMNLSTARSERRAKEVGVRKVVGADRKSLIFQFIVESILISFAAMIVAIICILLVLPAFNNLVEKNLTISVLSGSTWLFLIGFTLLTGVLAGSYPAFFLSAFKPLKTLKGKLNTYNKGISVRSILVIIQFSLAIILTIATIIVSQQIRHTKDRDRGYNDNGLLTSRFSGELDKNYLSLRNELLASNAVLSVSKNMSPVTDRYSNGWGFSWPGSNESDKKISFNRFSTDADAVKNLGFTLVTGRDIDVYKYKTDSNAMLLTETAVRNMRLQNPLGQTINGDGKDWTVVGVIKDFIVESPFDEIIPMVIFGPRSWFTNIHYRLNPNNDTATNLKTIAAIFKKFNPDYPFEYKFIDKNFETKFKETQSIGTISMLFAGLTIFISCLGLFALIAYMAETRMKEIAVRKVLGASIAQITALLSTDFLKLVIIAILIASPIAWWTMDMWLKDYSYRIEIQWQYFGIAGLMAIIISLVTISYQAIRAALGNPVDSLRDE from the coding sequence ATGATTAAAAATTATATCAAAATCGCTTGGCGTAATTTATTAAAAAATAAAACTTTTTCTTTCATCAATATCATTGGCTTGGCTATTGGCATGGCAGGTGCTTTGCTCATCGCATTGTGGCTACAGAATATGTTGACCATGGATCGCTTTCATGAGAAGAGCGACAGACTCTACATCATCAGTAATCACGACACTTACCAAGGGGAGATACATGCGTGGACCAATACGCCCAAAATAATGGGTCCTACCTTAAAAAATGATTTTCCAGAAATTGAAAGTTTTAGCCGTATAGATGATGGCAATGAATTCTTAACAACTTATGGTAACAAAAAATTAGTATCCAGTGCCAGTTTTGTTGATCCTGGTTTTTTTAAGATGTTTAGTTACCCTTTGGTAATAGGAGACAAAACGAATCTTCTTAAAGATGCCAATTCAGTTGTAATCACTGAAAAATATGCTAAATCTCTTTTTGGAGATGAAGATCCTATAGGAAAATCTATTAAAATAGAATCCGATAACTTGGTCACAGTTCAGGCTGTAATTAAAGATCCTACAAGTTATAGCAGTATCCAATTTGATTATCTCCTATCATGGGACTTTGCGAAAAAATTAGGATTTGTTGACGAAAACTGGTCCAATAATTCGACCTATACTTATATTTTACTGAAAGAAGGGACGTCTCTATCAAAATTTAATAATAAGATCAAACTTGTTAGCCAAAAACATGTAAACGTAGGCAACAATAAAATTAAGTCAACAAATGAGATTTTCGCATTCCCATACAAAGACACCTATTTATATAATAAAAGCATAAATGGAGCATATACTGCAGGTCGTATTCAATTGGTTCATTTATTTACTTGGATTGGAGCATTTATCTTGCTTGTAGCCTGCATCAATTTTATGAACTTAAGTACAGCGCGTTCTGAAAGAAGAGCCAAAGAAGTGGGTGTCCGCAAAGTGGTAGGTGCTGATCGCAAAAGTTTAATTTTTCAATTTATTGTAGAAAGTATCTTAATCAGTTTTGCAGCCATGATCGTTGCCATCATTTGCATCCTATTGGTCCTACCAGCTTTTAACAATTTGGTTGAAAAAAACCTCACGATATCCGTGCTATCAGGAAGCACTTGGCTATTTTTAATAGGGTTCACTTTACTGACGGGTGTCTTAGCAGGAAGTTATCCCGCATTTTTCCTTTCCGCATTCAAACCATTGAAAACCCTGAAGGGAAAATTGAACACTTATAATAAAGGTATCAGCGTGCGTTCCATTTTAGTAATCATACAATTTTCACTCGCGATTATTTTGACTATAGCAACTATAATCGTTTCCCAACAGATCCGACATACGAAGGATCGCGATCGGGGGTATAATGATAATGGATTACTAACGTCACGGTTTTCGGGAGAACTAGACAAAAATTATTTGAGTCTCCGTAATGAATTACTAGCCAGCAATGCCGTACTTTCGGTATCGAAAAACATGTCTCCTGTGACAGACCGATACAGTAATGGCTGGGGATTCAGCTGGCCTGGAAGTAATGAAAGTGATAAAAAAATATCTTTCAATCGTTTCAGTACCGATGCTGATGCCGTGAAAAACCTGGGATTCACACTGGTGACGGGACGTGATATTGATGTATACAAATATAAGACCGACAGCAATGCAATGCTGTTAACAGAAACTGCTGTTCGGAATATGCGTTTACAAAATCCGTTGGGTCAAACCATCAATGGCGACGGTAAAGACTGGACTGTAGTTGGTGTAATTAAAGATTTTATTGTTGAATCTCCGTTTGATGAAATCATACCTATGGTTATATTCGGTCCTAGGTCTTGGTTTACAAATATTCATTACCGATTAAATCCAAACAATGATACCGCAACCAATTTAAAAACGATAGCAGCTATTTTCAAAAAATTCAATCCTGATTACCCTTTTGAATATAAATTCATTGATAAAAATTTTGAAACAAAATTTAAAGAAACACAATCCATTGGTACGATTTCTATGCTTTTTGCAGGCTTGACCATTTTTATTTCTTGTTTGGGATTATTTGCCTTAATTGCCTATATGGCGGAAACACGTATGAAAGAAATTGCTGTTCGGAAGGTACTGGGGGCTAGTATTGCTCAAATTACGGCATTACTTTCGACTGACTTTCTCAAATTGGTGATTATCGCTATACTAATTGCTTCTCCTATTGCGTGGTGGACGATGGATATGTGGTTGAAAGATTATAGCTATCGCATTGAAATCCAATGGCAATATTTTGGCATTGCAGGTCTTATGGCTATTATCATCAGCTTAGTAACCATCAGTTACCAAGCGATAAGAGCAGCACTTGGCAACCCTGTTGATAGTTTGCGTGATGAATAA